One part of the Solanum dulcamara chromosome 8, daSolDulc1.2, whole genome shotgun sequence genome encodes these proteins:
- the LOC129899042 gene encoding ATP synthase subunit delta', mitochondrial-like, with product MFRHGSRFLSRASMMRWRRPFSTDLPAEASKDSNFLEAWRKAIPNVEPPSTPYAFMASRPATPSSIPTKLTVNFVLPYSSELSGKEVDMVIIPATTGQMGVLPGHVATIAELKPGILSVHEGNDVSKYFVSGGFAFVHANSFADIIAVEAVPLDRIDPNLVQKGLTDFTQKLSTASTDVEKAEAQIGVDVHSALNAALTG from the exons ATGTTCCGACACGGTTCACGATTCCTTTCTCGGGCCTCCATGATGAGGTGGCGCCGCCCATTTTCTACCGACCTGCCAGCCGAAGCCTCTAAAGATTCAAACTTCTTGGAGGCATGGAGGAAAGCAATTCCCAACGTTGAACCACCAAGCACTCCCTACGCGTTCATGGCTTCAAGGCCTGCAACCCCATCATCTATTCCCACCAAGCTCACTGTCAACTTTGTCCTTCCTTACTCTTCTGAACTCTCCGGCAAagag GTTGACATGGTTATAATCCCTGCAACTACGGGACAGATGGGTGTCTTGCCTGGGCATGTGGCAACAATTGCTGAGCTAAAGCCTGGTATCTTATCAGTTCATGAAGGCAACGACGTCTCAAAGTATTTCGTGAGTGGTGGGTTTGCATTTGTTCATGCAAATTCTTTTGCAGATATAATTGCTGTTGAAGCTGTACCACTTGACCGCATCGATCCCAATTTGGTTCAAAAGGGCCTGACTGACTTTACACAGAAGTTAAGCACTGCATCAACTGATGTAGAGAAAGCTGAAGCCCAGATTGGCGTTGATGTACATAGTGCGCTTAATGCTGCACTTACTGGTTAA
- the LOC129899043 gene encoding uncharacterized protein LOC129899043 isoform X2 — MEGCLDADVLLEYVEFQIFPRQGRYETRMCYGDKVEAASSGLLEQLVLHSPKIKSLHSNGADSIFKFKPLGNLSDAKWFTKSMLSRFLRIISSSDIINVAKAMVNEISQLEDARKFHLSLYSQGPQDHIGSGKTDVSYSNCAAPTVDDDDNPSSSDASKNELLRAMDLRLAALIEELAAVFDQAVGTKCSFEDITKIEKFSYYFGAVDLRNCLQKFVALRQENTNGDSLGTEPSLSNNDVRNDNAGPVGSTSKTSKPPQLDTAVKYSASPAKAAQLERQSSSASEESSLTSEEEQPSVERSRTLIRSASPRRSASPMRRVQIGRSGSRRSTALTIKSLNFFPARERSVSHRDESSSDCDEQEREQTSKKSENNVLRMSVQDAIHLFENKQRGQVVDFQKTKSILNVSVANKAVLRRWSSGVSGSANPVNVASGDPASLAANKLEDQEFESALEMKPESYPTPEIYNAEAVDNDCKSNLPEERASTPEVLRKENLPNQGEETDQKLNASVEWTRKKEAEVNQLLMRMMETKPTKYQNLALGDSKLQRLPNERRGGFYDHYKEKWEEKLRGETTRKQAEKGKQFKAMQQILDERKAEMVSRKASNNNKRSNIKRTQKAVKSLPESANPRSGTPNPAFVKKVPSKTSPLPAIRKSWPSAPSPRAAGISPAKTPGTTPTRRISQPAPTAPRPSQKIEKLQPKTVRATENGTKKTVKVVSEKKVETVTKTNKPRRSKVQHAPEDSAFSAKPTLRKVTKKSSVVPLESKEPKPFLRKGSGTGSAPSSGLGPVIKVKVSSQPEECVTDSADSVQMEEKEMASVSFDHVNQVQDRSLEDLKVHEDKDSEAQAKSPQKCENTESFDMVTPNDTDDFGRIEDSTPKEVVEGEPNISPSAWVEIEELEDQSFPSNGDFCNNDSLGDVAPVRVSSPRVRHSLSQMLLEDNGETDVIDWGNAENPPTMIYQKDEPKGLKRLLKFARKSKTDANSTGFSSPPVFSEGEDDPEDSKVLARRSSENLLKKATLHAKNAGQQKLSSSEVYKLSGPTSIGKITAKKLQEGHNTESATTTKATRSFFSLSAFKGSKQNDAKLR; from the exons ATGGAGGGATGTTTGGATGCTGATGTCTTGCTGGAGTATGTTGAATTTCAGATTTTTCCGAGACAGGGCAG GTATGAGACACGTATGTGCTATGGAGACAAGGTAGAAGCAGCATCATCTGGGCTTCTGGAGCAATTAGTGCTACATTCTCCCAAAATCAAATCATTGCACTCCAATGGAGCAGATTCCATCTTCAAATTTAAGCCTCTGGGAAATCTTAGTGATGCCAAATGGTTTACGAAATCCATGTTAAGCAG GTTTCTTCGTATTATAAGTTCATCAGATATAATTAACGTGGCCAAGGCAATGGTAAATGAAATATCACAGCTTGAAGATGCTCGAAAGTTTCATCTTTCTTTATACTCACAG GGTCCTCAAGATCACATTGGGAGTGGGAAAACAG ATGTCAGCTACTCAAATTGTGCGGCACCAACAGTTGAT GATGATGATAACCCTTCTTCATCAGATGCTTCCAA GAATGAATTGTTACGAGCAATGGACTTGAGGCTCGCGGCATTAATAGAGGAATTAGCTGCTGTTTTTGACCAAGCTGTTGGTACCAAATGCTCTTTTGAGGATATCACTAAAATAGAAAAGTTCTCTTACTATTTTGGAGCTGTTGACTTGAG GAACTGTCTGCAGAAGTTTGTTGCATTGAGGCAGGAAAACACAAATGGGGATTCTCTAGGTACAGAGCCATCTCTCTCTAATAACGATGTCAGGAATGACAACGCTGGTCCAGTAGGGAGTACTTCTAAAACATCCAAACCACCACAGCTAGATACAGCTGTGAAATATAGTGCCTCACCTGCGAAAGCTGCTCAGCTTGAGAGGCAAAGCTCATCAGCAAGTGAGGAATCATCTTTGACAAGTGAGGAGGAACAGCCATCGGTGGAAAGGAGTCGGACACTTATAAGATCTGCATCACCAAGGAGGTCTGCATCTCCAATGCGAAGAGTACAAATTGGACGCTCTGGATCACGACGATCCACTGCTTTAACAATAAAGAGTCTGAATTTCTTTCCTGCCAGGGAAAGGTCAGTCTCTCATAGAGATGAATCTTCAAGCGATTGTGATGAGCAAGAACGTGAGCAAACCTCAAAAAAATCTGAGAACAATGTACTTAGAATGAGCGTGCAAGATGCAATTCATCTATTTGAAAACAAACAGAGAGGTCAAGTAGTAGATTTTCAGAAGACAAAGTCAATATTGAATGTCTCAGTTGCTAATAAGGCAGTATTGAGAAGATGGAGTTCAGGGGTGAGTGGAAGTGCTAATCCAGTAAATGTTGCTTCTGGTGATCCGGCTTCTCTGGCAGCCAATAAATTGGAAGATCAAGAATTTGAGAGCGCTTTAGAAATGAAGCCAGAGTCTTATCCTACTCCCGAAATCTATAATGCTGAGGCTGTTGACAATGATTGCAAATCAAACTTACCTGAAGAAAGAGCATCTACTCCAGAGGTCTTGAGAAAGGAAAATCTCCCTAACCAAGGTGAAGAAACAGATCAAAAATTAAATGCCTCAGTCGAATGGACCCGAAAAAAGGAAGCAGAGGTAAACCAATTGCTGATGAGAATGATGGAAACCAAGCCTACCAAGTATCAGAACTTGGCACTTGGTGATAGTAAACTCCAACGTCTTCCCAATGAGCGTAGAGGTGGTTTCTATGATCATTACAAAGAAAAGTGGGAAGAGAAACTTCGTGGTGAAACTACCAGGAAGCAAGCAGAGAAGGGAAAGCAATTTAAAGCAATGCAACAAATTCTTGATGAGAGAAAAGCCGAGATGGTCTCAAGAAAAGcgagtaataataataaaagatcAAACATAAAGAGAACGCAGAAAGCAGTGAAGAGCTTACCTGAATCTGCCAATCCCAGAAGTGGAACTCCTAATCCTGCATTTGTAAAGAAAGTTCCATCGAAAACATCACCTTTGCCAGCTATCCGCAAATCATGGCCATCTGCACCTTCACCAAGGGCTGCAGGGATATCACCTGCTAAAACTCCAGGCACTACACCTACCCGTAGAATATCCCAGCCAGCACCAACCGCTCCTCGGCCAAGCCAAAAGATTGAGAAATTACAACCAAAGACTGTGAGAGCAACTGAGAATGGTACCAAAAAAACTGTTAAAGTTGTAAGTGAAAAGAAGGTAGAAACTGTGACAAAAACTAACAAACCTAGAAGATCCAAAGTTCAGCATGCACCTGAAGATTCTGCTTTCTCAGCCAAACCTACGCTCAGGAAGGTAACAAAGAAAAGTAGTGTGGTGCCTCTGGAATCCAAGGAGCCGAAGCCTTTTCTTCGTAAGGGCTCAGGCACAGGATCTGCTCCTAGCTCTGGTCTTGGTCCAGTGATAAAGGTTAAAGTTTCATCTCAGCCTGAAGAGTGTGTGACGGACTCTGCAGATTCGGTTCAAATGGAAGAGAAAGAGATGGCTTCTGTTTCATTTGATCATGTTAATCAAGTGCAGGATAGGAGTCTTGAAGATTTAAAAGTCCACGAGGATAAAGATTCTGAAGCTCAGGCAAAGAGCCCCCAGAAATGTGAAAACACAGAGAGTTTTGATATGGTCACTCCAAATGACACAGATGATTTTGGAAGGATTGAAGATTCTACCCCAAAAGAAGTGGTCGAAGGAGAGCCAAACATCTCACCTAGTGCCTGGGTGGAAATAGAGGAGCTCGAGGATCAGTCTTTTCCAAGTAATGGTGATTTCTGTAATAATGATTCTTTGGGTGATGTTGCACCTGTTAGAGTCTCAAGTCCACGAGTTCGTCATTCTCTTTCTCAAATGCTGCTCGAAGACAACGGTGAAACTGATGTTATTGACTGGGGTAATGCTGAGAATCCACCTACCATGATCTATCAAAAGGATGAACCTAAAGGTTTAAAGCGGCTTCTGAAGTTTGCTCGGAAAAGTAAGACCGATGCAAATTCAACTGGTTTTTCAAGCCCCCCTGTCTTTTCTGAAGGAGAGGATGATCCAGAGGATTCTAAAGTTCTTGCTAGGAGAAGTTCTGAGAATCTATTGAAGAAGGCTACACTTCATGCAAAAAATGCCGGGCAACAAAAATTATCATCATCTGAAGTCTACAAGCTATCTG GACCAACTAGCATAGGCAAAATTACTGCTAAGAAATTACAAGAGGGACATAACACAGAGTCAGCCACTACAACGAAAG CAACAAGATCATTCTTCTCTCTTTCAGCATTCAAAGGAAGCAAACAAAATGATGCCAAGCTTCGATGA
- the LOC129899043 gene encoding uncharacterized protein LOC129899043 isoform X1 gives MEGCLDADVLLEYVEFQIFPRQGRYETRMCYGDKVEAASSGLLEQLVLHSPKIKSLHSNGADSIFKFKPLGNLSDAKWFTKSMLSRFLRIISSSDIINVAKAMVNEISQLEDARKFHLSLYSQGPQDHIGSGKTADVSYSNCAAPTVDDDDNPSSSDASKNELLRAMDLRLAALIEELAAVFDQAVGTKCSFEDITKIEKFSYYFGAVDLRNCLQKFVALRQENTNGDSLGTEPSLSNNDVRNDNAGPVGSTSKTSKPPQLDTAVKYSASPAKAAQLERQSSSASEESSLTSEEEQPSVERSRTLIRSASPRRSASPMRRVQIGRSGSRRSTALTIKSLNFFPARERSVSHRDESSSDCDEQEREQTSKKSENNVLRMSVQDAIHLFENKQRGQVVDFQKTKSILNVSVANKAVLRRWSSGVSGSANPVNVASGDPASLAANKLEDQEFESALEMKPESYPTPEIYNAEAVDNDCKSNLPEERASTPEVLRKENLPNQGEETDQKLNASVEWTRKKEAEVNQLLMRMMETKPTKYQNLALGDSKLQRLPNERRGGFYDHYKEKWEEKLRGETTRKQAEKGKQFKAMQQILDERKAEMVSRKASNNNKRSNIKRTQKAVKSLPESANPRSGTPNPAFVKKVPSKTSPLPAIRKSWPSAPSPRAAGISPAKTPGTTPTRRISQPAPTAPRPSQKIEKLQPKTVRATENGTKKTVKVVSEKKVETVTKTNKPRRSKVQHAPEDSAFSAKPTLRKVTKKSSVVPLESKEPKPFLRKGSGTGSAPSSGLGPVIKVKVSSQPEECVTDSADSVQMEEKEMASVSFDHVNQVQDRSLEDLKVHEDKDSEAQAKSPQKCENTESFDMVTPNDTDDFGRIEDSTPKEVVEGEPNISPSAWVEIEELEDQSFPSNGDFCNNDSLGDVAPVRVSSPRVRHSLSQMLLEDNGETDVIDWGNAENPPTMIYQKDEPKGLKRLLKFARKSKTDANSTGFSSPPVFSEGEDDPEDSKVLARRSSENLLKKATLHAKNAGQQKLSSSEVYKLSGPTSIGKITAKKLQEGHNTESATTTKATRSFFSLSAFKGSKQNDAKLR, from the exons ATGGAGGGATGTTTGGATGCTGATGTCTTGCTGGAGTATGTTGAATTTCAGATTTTTCCGAGACAGGGCAG GTATGAGACACGTATGTGCTATGGAGACAAGGTAGAAGCAGCATCATCTGGGCTTCTGGAGCAATTAGTGCTACATTCTCCCAAAATCAAATCATTGCACTCCAATGGAGCAGATTCCATCTTCAAATTTAAGCCTCTGGGAAATCTTAGTGATGCCAAATGGTTTACGAAATCCATGTTAAGCAG GTTTCTTCGTATTATAAGTTCATCAGATATAATTAACGTGGCCAAGGCAATGGTAAATGAAATATCACAGCTTGAAGATGCTCGAAAGTTTCATCTTTCTTTATACTCACAG GGTCCTCAAGATCACATTGGGAGTGGGAAAACAG CAGATGTCAGCTACTCAAATTGTGCGGCACCAACAGTTGAT GATGATGATAACCCTTCTTCATCAGATGCTTCCAA GAATGAATTGTTACGAGCAATGGACTTGAGGCTCGCGGCATTAATAGAGGAATTAGCTGCTGTTTTTGACCAAGCTGTTGGTACCAAATGCTCTTTTGAGGATATCACTAAAATAGAAAAGTTCTCTTACTATTTTGGAGCTGTTGACTTGAG GAACTGTCTGCAGAAGTTTGTTGCATTGAGGCAGGAAAACACAAATGGGGATTCTCTAGGTACAGAGCCATCTCTCTCTAATAACGATGTCAGGAATGACAACGCTGGTCCAGTAGGGAGTACTTCTAAAACATCCAAACCACCACAGCTAGATACAGCTGTGAAATATAGTGCCTCACCTGCGAAAGCTGCTCAGCTTGAGAGGCAAAGCTCATCAGCAAGTGAGGAATCATCTTTGACAAGTGAGGAGGAACAGCCATCGGTGGAAAGGAGTCGGACACTTATAAGATCTGCATCACCAAGGAGGTCTGCATCTCCAATGCGAAGAGTACAAATTGGACGCTCTGGATCACGACGATCCACTGCTTTAACAATAAAGAGTCTGAATTTCTTTCCTGCCAGGGAAAGGTCAGTCTCTCATAGAGATGAATCTTCAAGCGATTGTGATGAGCAAGAACGTGAGCAAACCTCAAAAAAATCTGAGAACAATGTACTTAGAATGAGCGTGCAAGATGCAATTCATCTATTTGAAAACAAACAGAGAGGTCAAGTAGTAGATTTTCAGAAGACAAAGTCAATATTGAATGTCTCAGTTGCTAATAAGGCAGTATTGAGAAGATGGAGTTCAGGGGTGAGTGGAAGTGCTAATCCAGTAAATGTTGCTTCTGGTGATCCGGCTTCTCTGGCAGCCAATAAATTGGAAGATCAAGAATTTGAGAGCGCTTTAGAAATGAAGCCAGAGTCTTATCCTACTCCCGAAATCTATAATGCTGAGGCTGTTGACAATGATTGCAAATCAAACTTACCTGAAGAAAGAGCATCTACTCCAGAGGTCTTGAGAAAGGAAAATCTCCCTAACCAAGGTGAAGAAACAGATCAAAAATTAAATGCCTCAGTCGAATGGACCCGAAAAAAGGAAGCAGAGGTAAACCAATTGCTGATGAGAATGATGGAAACCAAGCCTACCAAGTATCAGAACTTGGCACTTGGTGATAGTAAACTCCAACGTCTTCCCAATGAGCGTAGAGGTGGTTTCTATGATCATTACAAAGAAAAGTGGGAAGAGAAACTTCGTGGTGAAACTACCAGGAAGCAAGCAGAGAAGGGAAAGCAATTTAAAGCAATGCAACAAATTCTTGATGAGAGAAAAGCCGAGATGGTCTCAAGAAAAGcgagtaataataataaaagatcAAACATAAAGAGAACGCAGAAAGCAGTGAAGAGCTTACCTGAATCTGCCAATCCCAGAAGTGGAACTCCTAATCCTGCATTTGTAAAGAAAGTTCCATCGAAAACATCACCTTTGCCAGCTATCCGCAAATCATGGCCATCTGCACCTTCACCAAGGGCTGCAGGGATATCACCTGCTAAAACTCCAGGCACTACACCTACCCGTAGAATATCCCAGCCAGCACCAACCGCTCCTCGGCCAAGCCAAAAGATTGAGAAATTACAACCAAAGACTGTGAGAGCAACTGAGAATGGTACCAAAAAAACTGTTAAAGTTGTAAGTGAAAAGAAGGTAGAAACTGTGACAAAAACTAACAAACCTAGAAGATCCAAAGTTCAGCATGCACCTGAAGATTCTGCTTTCTCAGCCAAACCTACGCTCAGGAAGGTAACAAAGAAAAGTAGTGTGGTGCCTCTGGAATCCAAGGAGCCGAAGCCTTTTCTTCGTAAGGGCTCAGGCACAGGATCTGCTCCTAGCTCTGGTCTTGGTCCAGTGATAAAGGTTAAAGTTTCATCTCAGCCTGAAGAGTGTGTGACGGACTCTGCAGATTCGGTTCAAATGGAAGAGAAAGAGATGGCTTCTGTTTCATTTGATCATGTTAATCAAGTGCAGGATAGGAGTCTTGAAGATTTAAAAGTCCACGAGGATAAAGATTCTGAAGCTCAGGCAAAGAGCCCCCAGAAATGTGAAAACACAGAGAGTTTTGATATGGTCACTCCAAATGACACAGATGATTTTGGAAGGATTGAAGATTCTACCCCAAAAGAAGTGGTCGAAGGAGAGCCAAACATCTCACCTAGTGCCTGGGTGGAAATAGAGGAGCTCGAGGATCAGTCTTTTCCAAGTAATGGTGATTTCTGTAATAATGATTCTTTGGGTGATGTTGCACCTGTTAGAGTCTCAAGTCCACGAGTTCGTCATTCTCTTTCTCAAATGCTGCTCGAAGACAACGGTGAAACTGATGTTATTGACTGGGGTAATGCTGAGAATCCACCTACCATGATCTATCAAAAGGATGAACCTAAAGGTTTAAAGCGGCTTCTGAAGTTTGCTCGGAAAAGTAAGACCGATGCAAATTCAACTGGTTTTTCAAGCCCCCCTGTCTTTTCTGAAGGAGAGGATGATCCAGAGGATTCTAAAGTTCTTGCTAGGAGAAGTTCTGAGAATCTATTGAAGAAGGCTACACTTCATGCAAAAAATGCCGGGCAACAAAAATTATCATCATCTGAAGTCTACAAGCTATCTG GACCAACTAGCATAGGCAAAATTACTGCTAAGAAATTACAAGAGGGACATAACACAGAGTCAGCCACTACAACGAAAG CAACAAGATCATTCTTCTCTCTTTCAGCATTCAAAGGAAGCAAACAAAATGATGCCAAGCTTCGATGA